In Flavobacterium sp. N3904, one DNA window encodes the following:
- the tilS gene encoding tRNA lysidine(34) synthetase TilS: MKNTLQNHIDQEIPFLKQKKLLLAVSGGLDSMVLLHLFNELHYDIAIAHCNFQLRGIESFGDQKFIQDYAEVNAIPIYVTQFDTEAFAKDYKLSTQIAARELRYNWFYELLETEKFDYLLTAHHADDNLETFLINLTRGTGLEGLTGIPEQNKKIIRPLLFLSRLEIENYAKEHNIQWREDSSNASDKYLRNKIRHHLIPVLKELNPNFITSFLKTESYLQESFAMVEDAAIMVYQQVAKEVDDQIHFDLNQLLKLPNYQSYLYQWLKEFGFTAWKDIYDLVESQSGKQVFSADYRLLKDRDSLILLPIEDLEIVQEFFINANQAEVKIPLNMSFCKVTDISVATNKTIFVDADQLVFPLVLRKWKTGDVFTPFGLNGKSKKVSKLFKDEKLSLIEKENTWLLCSNNQIVWVIGIRADNQFKTTDKTKNILKIELEN; this comes from the coding sequence ATGAAAAACACACTTCAAAATCATATCGATCAGGAAATCCCTTTTTTGAAACAAAAAAAACTGCTTCTTGCTGTAAGCGGTGGCTTGGATAGTATGGTTTTGTTGCATTTATTCAATGAATTACACTATGATATTGCTATTGCCCATTGTAATTTTCAACTCAGAGGGATTGAAAGTTTTGGAGATCAAAAGTTTATACAGGATTATGCCGAAGTTAATGCAATTCCTATTTATGTAACTCAATTTGATACCGAAGCTTTTGCCAAAGATTATAAATTATCGACCCAGATTGCCGCAAGGGAATTACGATACAATTGGTTTTATGAATTGTTGGAAACAGAAAAGTTTGATTACTTACTTACCGCACATCATGCCGATGACAATTTGGAAACTTTTTTGATCAATCTCACCAGAGGAACCGGATTGGAAGGATTGACAGGAATTCCGGAGCAAAATAAAAAAATAATTCGACCTTTGCTTTTTTTATCCCGACTTGAAATTGAAAATTATGCAAAGGAACATAACATTCAATGGAGGGAAGACAGCAGTAATGCATCCGATAAATATTTAAGAAATAAAATACGCCATCATTTGATTCCAGTTTTGAAGGAGTTGAATCCCAATTTTATAACTTCTTTTTTAAAAACTGAAAGCTACCTTCAGGAATCTTTTGCTATGGTTGAAGACGCAGCAATTATGGTCTATCAGCAAGTGGCCAAGGAAGTGGATGATCAAATTCATTTTGATTTGAATCAATTGTTGAAATTACCCAATTACCAATCCTATTTGTATCAATGGCTTAAGGAATTTGGGTTTACGGCTTGGAAGGATATTTATGATTTGGTCGAAAGTCAATCTGGAAAACAGGTTTTTTCTGCTGATTATCGTTTGTTAAAAGATAGGGATTCATTGATTTTGTTGCCTATTGAAGATTTAGAAATTGTCCAAGAATTTTTTATTAATGCCAATCAGGCCGAAGTTAAGATTCCCTTAAATATGTCGTTTTGTAAAGTAACCGACATTTCGGTAGCCACAAATAAAACTATCTTTGTCGACGCTGATCAATTGGTTTTTCCATTGGTACTGCGCAAGTGGAAAACTGGTGATGTTTTCACGCCTTTTGGTTTGAACGGAAAATCAAAAAAAGTAAGCAAACTTTTTAAAGACGAAAAATTATCCTTGATAGAAAAAGAAAACACCTGGCTTTTGTGTTCGAACAATCAAATAGTTTGGGTTATCGGAATCCGT
- a CDS encoding DoxX family protein produces MKIATIIIRSLIGLLLLFASISYFLHLFPEPPLEGNMKIFNDGIKASGYLMPLVKIVELLCGLSFITGKFNKLSFILLMPISINILFTHICLAPEGIPVAAFLFVGNIFLIYTKWDSYKGLFEA; encoded by the coding sequence ATGAAAATTGCTACCATTATCATTCGTTCGCTAATTGGATTATTATTACTCTTCGCATCTATAAGCTATTTTTTGCATCTGTTTCCAGAACCACCTTTGGAAGGTAATATGAAAATTTTCAATGATGGAATAAAAGCTTCAGGCTATTTAATGCCTTTGGTAAAAATAGTGGAACTCCTTTGCGGACTTTCTTTTATTACAGGAAAATTCAATAAATTATCATTCATACTATTGATGCCAATTTCAATCAATATTCTTTTTACCCACATTTGTTTAGCGCCAGAAGGCATTCCTGTTGCGGCTTTCCTATTCGTGGGTAATATCTTTTTGATTTACACCAAATGGGATAGCTACAAAGGCTTGTTTGAAGCATAA
- the lpdA gene encoding dihydrolipoyl dehydrogenase has translation MSSFDVVIIGSGPGGYVSAIRCAQLGFKTAIIEKYSTLGGTCLNVGCIPSKALLSSSHHYAEIKHFADHGIEVSGEVKVNLEKMIARKQSVVDQTSGGINFLMDKNKVTVFNGLGSFVDATHVAVAKADGTSETIEAKNIIIATGSKPSSLPFIKIDKERIITSTEALALKEVPKHLVIIGGGVIGIELGQVYLRLGAQVSVVEFMDRIIPGMDGALSKELTKVLKKQGMKFYVSHKVKSVERNGDAVIVQAENAKGETITLEGDYSLVSVGRRPYTDGLNADKAGVKISDRGQVEVNDHLQTSIPNIYAIGDVVRGAMLAHKAEEEGTMVAEIIAGQKPHIDYNLIPGVVYTWPEVAAVGQTEEQLKASGVEYKVGSFPFKALGRARASGDLDGFVKILADAKTDEVLGVHMIGARTADLIAEAVTAMEFKASAEDISRMSHAHPTFAEAIKEAALAATDNRALHV, from the coding sequence ATGAGTTCATTTGACGTAGTCATTATAGGTTCTGGGCCAGGCGGATATGTTTCAGCTATTCGTTGTGCGCAGTTGGGTTTCAAAACTGCCATTATAGAAAAATACTCCACTCTTGGGGGAACATGCTTAAATGTTGGATGTATTCCATCTAAAGCATTGTTGTCCTCTTCACATCATTATGCCGAGATTAAGCATTTTGCAGATCACGGAATCGAAGTTTCGGGTGAAGTAAAAGTAAATTTGGAAAAAATGATTGCCCGCAAACAAAGCGTAGTAGATCAAACATCTGGAGGAATTAATTTCTTGATGGACAAAAATAAAGTTACTGTTTTTAATGGTTTAGGATCTTTTGTAGATGCAACTCATGTTGCTGTAGCCAAAGCTGACGGAACTTCAGAAACGATAGAAGCAAAAAATATCATTATAGCAACAGGTTCAAAACCATCTTCTTTGCCGTTTATCAAAATTGACAAAGAAAGAATCATCACTTCGACAGAAGCATTGGCTCTAAAAGAAGTACCAAAACACCTTGTAATTATTGGTGGTGGAGTTATTGGTATCGAATTGGGTCAAGTGTATTTACGATTGGGAGCACAAGTTTCAGTTGTGGAATTTATGGACCGAATTATTCCTGGAATGGATGGCGCTTTGTCTAAAGAATTGACCAAAGTCTTGAAAAAACAAGGAATGAAATTCTATGTTTCGCACAAAGTGAAATCGGTAGAAAGAAATGGAGATGCAGTGATTGTTCAAGCAGAAAATGCAAAAGGAGAAACTATCACTTTGGAAGGCGATTATTCTCTAGTTTCAGTTGGCCGTCGTCCTTATACTGATGGATTGAATGCCGACAAAGCAGGAGTTAAAATTTCGGATAGAGGACAAGTGGAAGTAAACGATCATCTGCAAACTTCTATTCCAAATATTTATGCCATTGGAGATGTTGTTCGTGGAGCGATGTTGGCTCACAAAGCTGAAGAAGAAGGAACTATGGTTGCAGAAATCATTGCGGGTCAAAAACCACATATCGATTATAACCTGATTCCAGGAGTGGTTTATACTTGGCCGGAGGTTGCGGCAGTTGGACAAACAGAAGAGCAATTGAAAGCGTCAGGAGTTGAATATAAAGTGGGAAGTTTTCCTTTCAAAGCATTGGGTCGTGCCAGAGCAAGTGGAGATTTGGATGGATTTGTAAAAATTCTTGCTGATGCAAAAACAGATGAAGTTCTTGGTGTGCACATGATTGGAGCCAGAACTGCCGATTTGATTGCCGAAGCAGTTACTGCCATGGAATTCAAAGCCTCTGCCGAAGACATTTCCAGAATGTCACATGCGCACCCCACTTTTGCGGAAGCGATAAAAGAAGCCGCATTGGCCGCAACTGATAATAGAGCTTTGCACGTATAG
- a CDS encoding starch-binding protein: protein MKKNLLLFFALLIPFVFVKAQVNTTYLWHLHQPTYWGDISKKNPNRYQMVKESQDLKVSGANNDKNGLAHPTNNLEEIFGTGDRVAAYQFAPKNAINSIRDLSKAGAQITYGGSLMENVNELAQANQWGYSNSWTQNIKDAKAWKTSGGFPRMEVVSFTMHHALSPLLSDEALKKEIKAHQYYSAQLFGSHDSKGYWPAECAFSERIIKTLTECGIEWSVIANSHLSRTLSDYPVRYGSGGTMCDVPNKADQVDTKGNTWFSAQKDARGGQFAVPYSYLPYKAKYVDPETAQEYKITVVPMADYESYEDGYAAIGTSLIAPIVAKAATSPRPPLVLFAHDGDNAWGGGSSYYNESVTGFSHASAANGNIPTTIPQYLQDNPVPESEVVHVEDGAWVNADGDFGHPQFTNWLWPFFDPVTKKFNPNGWTEDMMNQAITTAGENHAIMAEQLEGNNLRMSEIVNPTAAVSPAEKAWHFLMAGYDSGNAYYGLAEDLEIKTTLAVNRCVQFAKPTLDAHPGVDATKPSVFIPQRWPYNPGEKGYGAPYAYKEFLNSADFTVYTFAYDVSGIQKSELKYRVDVDGKNTMGSNQNETYAGGSEVGTWVSLPMTERVFPKGNFTNSPQADLYMLPDVIASQYYAEIAGISEKLLDYYVEVTDKKGNVAKSKIQHVWVGKNLDVAPKVAFTPDATNSTTALDVTVTATDSTDPKPKLYYTTDGSTPTLSSSFVESTKTITIAQTTTIKAFAVDKDGNSSEIITKVYTIGAIPEFTVYFKKPANWNAAVKIYYWSPTGTAPVVTYPGVAMTKDCGDWYKYTFPTTVTASNLLFNDGTLKTADLNTTSGIKYYDSAWLSAEPTNRCPIVAPDFTNSQAGGTFTTGTTVNVIVTANESTSTIYYTLDGTTPTIASSTAIGTKSFAFTANTTLKAFVKNTAGVSSAIKTETYTFNTPSTFTVYFKKPTNWSTTVKVYYWSPTGTAPAVTYPGIAMTQDCGGWYKYTFPSTVSATNLLFNDGNLKTADLTASAGIKYYDSAWLSAEPANRCPVIVPDFTNSKPGGTFTTGTTVNVVLTANESTSTIYYTLDGTTPTTASTSAIGTKSFAFTANTTLKAFVKNTAGVSSAIKTEIYNFSAATTLTVYFKPPTSWTTAPKLHYWNAVPAGSATNTTWPGVTMTADTNGFYKYTITGPTSVNIIFNNGSSGAANQTPDLLNKTNGYSYTWGVTTAKMDSKSVATPQEDTYLIRLYPNPVNETLQISSTSPLSNYSIISAQGSIVQEGKLNGGSIDVSRLSVGLYFVTIRLENGNETMQKIIKK from the coding sequence ATGAAAAAAAACCTACTATTATTTTTTGCCTTACTCATTCCTTTTGTTTTTGTCAAAGCACAAGTGAATACAACTTATTTATGGCATCTTCATCAACCTACTTACTGGGGAGATATCAGCAAGAAAAATCCGAACCGATACCAGATGGTAAAAGAGTCTCAAGATTTAAAAGTTTCTGGTGCAAATAATGACAAAAACGGACTTGCACATCCCACCAACAATCTTGAAGAAATTTTTGGTACTGGTGACCGCGTAGCTGCTTATCAATTTGCTCCAAAAAATGCAATCAATTCTATTCGGGATTTATCCAAAGCAGGAGCGCAAATAACCTATGGCGGCTCGCTGATGGAAAACGTTAATGAACTTGCCCAAGCCAATCAATGGGGATATTCCAATTCATGGACCCAGAATATTAAAGATGCAAAAGCCTGGAAAACTTCTGGCGGTTTCCCCCGTATGGAAGTGGTTTCTTTTACGATGCATCATGCACTTTCTCCGCTATTAAGTGATGAAGCGCTGAAAAAAGAAATAAAAGCGCATCAATATTACTCAGCACAATTATTTGGATCACACGATTCTAAAGGATATTGGCCTGCAGAATGTGCTTTTTCTGAAAGAATTATAAAAACGTTAACCGAATGTGGTATTGAATGGTCGGTGATAGCCAACAGTCATCTATCCCGAACTTTATCCGATTATCCGGTAAGATATGGCTCTGGCGGAACTATGTGTGATGTTCCCAACAAAGCAGATCAGGTAGATACAAAAGGAAACACCTGGTTTTCAGCTCAAAAAGACGCTCGTGGCGGTCAGTTTGCTGTTCCGTATTCGTATCTTCCGTATAAAGCAAAATATGTTGATCCGGAAACGGCACAAGAATACAAAATCACTGTGGTGCCTATGGCCGATTATGAAAGTTACGAAGATGGATATGCCGCAATAGGCACTTCTTTAATAGCTCCTATAGTTGCCAAAGCGGCAACATCTCCAAGGCCTCCTTTGGTATTATTTGCTCACGATGGAGACAATGCATGGGGTGGTGGCTCTTCCTATTACAATGAGTCGGTAACAGGATTTTCACACGCATCGGCTGCTAATGGGAATATCCCAACCACAATACCTCAATATTTACAAGACAATCCAGTTCCCGAATCAGAAGTAGTCCATGTAGAAGATGGTGCTTGGGTAAATGCTGATGGTGATTTTGGGCATCCACAATTTACCAACTGGTTATGGCCCTTTTTTGATCCTGTTACCAAAAAATTCAATCCAAATGGCTGGACAGAAGACATGATGAACCAAGCCATAACCACAGCAGGTGAAAACCACGCCATCATGGCCGAGCAATTGGAAGGCAACAATCTTAGAATGAGCGAAATTGTAAACCCAACTGCCGCAGTTAGCCCTGCTGAAAAAGCCTGGCATTTTTTGATGGCTGGTTATGACAGCGGAAATGCCTATTATGGTCTGGCCGAAGATTTAGAAATAAAAACGACACTTGCCGTAAACCGTTGTGTACAGTTTGCAAAACCTACTCTGGATGCTCATCCTGGTGTAGATGCAACAAAACCCTCCGTTTTCATTCCGCAACGTTGGCCTTATAATCCAGGTGAAAAAGGATATGGCGCCCCTTATGCGTATAAAGAGTTTTTAAATTCAGCCGATTTTACAGTATATACTTTTGCTTACGATGTGAGTGGTATTCAAAAATCAGAATTAAAATACCGCGTTGATGTTGACGGAAAGAACACTATGGGTTCGAATCAAAACGAAACTTATGCTGGCGGTAGTGAAGTTGGAACATGGGTATCGCTACCAATGACCGAAAGAGTCTTCCCAAAAGGAAATTTCACCAATAGTCCTCAAGCCGATTTATACATGCTACCGGATGTCATTGCCAGTCAATACTATGCCGAAATTGCAGGAATATCTGAAAAACTATTGGATTATTACGTGGAAGTGACTGATAAAAAAGGAAACGTAGCTAAATCTAAAATTCAACATGTGTGGGTTGGAAAAAATTTGGATGTAGCTCCAAAAGTTGCATTTACACCAGATGCCACTAACTCCACAACAGCTTTAGATGTAACAGTTACGGCCACAGACAGCACAGATCCAAAACCAAAATTGTATTATACTACAGATGGATCTACTCCTACTCTTTCATCAAGTTTCGTGGAATCTACCAAAACAATTACTATAGCACAAACGACAACAATTAAAGCATTTGCTGTAGACAAAGATGGAAACTCATCAGAAATTATAACAAAAGTATATACCATTGGAGCAATTCCTGAATTCACAGTTTATTTTAAAAAACCAGCCAACTGGAATGCTGCTGTAAAAATATATTATTGGTCACCAACAGGAACTGCTCCTGTTGTAACCTATCCTGGAGTAGCAATGACAAAAGATTGCGGGGATTGGTACAAATATACTTTCCCAACGACAGTCACTGCGTCCAATTTATTATTTAACGATGGAACGCTAAAAACAGCCGACTTAAATACTACATCCGGAATTAAATATTATGATTCTGCCTGGCTAAGTGCCGAACCTACAAACAGATGCCCAATTGTTGCTCCCGATTTTACAAACTCGCAGGCTGGAGGAACTTTCACCACTGGAACAACTGTAAATGTCATAGTAACGGCCAACGAAAGCACCTCTACAATTTATTACACTTTAGACGGCACAACACCTACGATAGCTTCTTCAACAGCAATTGGAACAAAATCATTTGCTTTTACTGCTAATACAACTTTAAAAGCGTTTGTAAAAAACACAGCTGGAGTTAGTTCTGCAATTAAAACAGAGACTTATACATTCAATACTCCAAGCACCTTTACGGTTTATTTTAAAAAGCCAACAAACTGGAGCACTACTGTGAAAGTCTATTATTGGTCGCCAACTGGAACTGCCCCAGCCGTAACGTATCCGGGAATTGCGATGACGCAAGATTGCGGAGGTTGGTATAAATATACTTTTCCATCGACCGTAAGCGCTACGAATTTATTATTTAATGACGGAAATCTGAAAACTGCAGATTTAACAGCCTCAGCCGGAATTAAATATTATGATTCGGCTTGGTTAAGCGCCGAACCAGCTAACAGATGTCCTGTTATTGTTCCAGATTTCACAAATTCAAAACCTGGAGGTACCTTTACAACCGGAACAACTGTAAATGTTGTTTTGACAGCCAACGAAAGCACCTCTACTATTTATTACACTTTAGACGGAACAACTCCAACAACAGCTTCGACTTCAGCAATTGGAACAAAATCATTTGCTTTTACTGCTAATACTACTTTAAAAGCGTTTGTAAAAAATACAGCCGGAGTTTCATCAGCAATTAAAACTGAGATTTATAATTTCAGTGCCGCCACAACTCTTACCGTTTATTTTAAACCCCCAACCAGCTGGACGACTGCTCCTAAATTACATTATTGGAATGCTGTACCGGCAGGAAGTGCTACAAATACTACTTGGCCAGGTGTAACAATGACCGCAGACACAAATGGTTTTTATAAATATACAATAACAGGCCCAACATCTGTAAATATAATTTTCAATAACGGGTCAAGTGGTGCTGCAAATCAGACGCCTGATTTATTGAATAAAACCAATGGATACTCCTACACTTGGGGTGTAACTACCGCCAAAATGGATTCCAAATCAGTAGCAACCCCACAAGAAGATACTTATCTTATCCGTTTGTATCCGAATCCTGTAAATGAGACGTTGCAAATTAGTTCAACAAGTCCTTTAAGCAATTACAGCATCATTTCGGCTCAGGGAAGTATTGTGCAGGAAGGAAAATTAAATGGAGGAAGCATTGATGTAAGTCGTTTGAGTGTTGGTCTCTATTTTGTAACCATCCGATTAGAAAACGGAAATGAAACCATGCAAAAAATAATTAAAAAATAG
- a CDS encoding DoxX family protein: MKNVILFFRITLGLILISLPVCYFFNLIPELENTGDFKAFQIGLVPSVYLVPISKVVEFICGLSFLSKKYVTLSNIIVLPVTINILFINYFTSSPIGFSISLFIFCGNIILFYAYWKHYKHLFIA; the protein is encoded by the coding sequence ATGAAAAATGTAATCCTCTTTTTTCGAATCACTCTTGGGCTAATACTAATTTCTTTACCCGTTTGTTACTTTTTTAACTTAATTCCTGAACTGGAAAATACTGGAGATTTCAAAGCTTTCCAAATTGGTTTAGTCCCTTCTGTCTATTTAGTACCTATCTCAAAAGTGGTGGAATTTATTTGCGGTTTATCTTTTTTGTCAAAAAAATATGTGACTTTATCAAATATTATTGTATTACCCGTTACAATAAATATTCTTTTTATCAATTATTTCACTTCTTCACCAATTGGTTTTAGCATTTCTTTATTTATTTTTTGTGGAAATATAATACTATTTTACGCCTATTGGAAACACTATAAACATTTGTTTATCGCTTAA
- a CDS encoding anthranilate synthase component I family protein, producing the protein MRTSIYKTIINPLQFKQKIISWAQQFREITFLDSNSFFNEYSSFDCILAVDAFTSLKTDYHNAFEDLKQYQQTTKDWLFGYLSYDLKNDVEYLQSNNFDGLNFPDLFFFQPKKIFLLKGNQLEIQYLNMCDDEVEVDFDEIINFEINNDVISTAVEVKQRISKQNYIEKVNKLLEHIHHGDLYEANFCMEFFAEKATIDPLTKFLKLNSISQAPFTVFLKNNKQFLLSASPERYLKKEEEKLISQPIKGTAKRYLDSIEDEKAKNDLVQDPKERAENIMITDLVRNDLSRTAQKATVEVKELCGIYSFLQVHQMISTITSKIDTQYAAVDTIKTTFPMGSMTGAPKYAAMKIIEELEETKRGLYSGAVGYFTPNGDFDFNVVIRSILYNQENKYVSFSVGSAITSLSIPDNEYEECLLKAKAMLEVLQ; encoded by the coding sequence TTGAGAACTTCCATTTATAAAACAATTATAAACCCGCTTCAGTTTAAGCAAAAGATTATTTCTTGGGCGCAACAGTTTCGCGAAATAACGTTTTTAGACAGCAATTCATTTTTCAACGAATATTCCAGTTTCGACTGTATCCTGGCAGTTGATGCTTTTACGTCTCTAAAAACAGATTATCACAATGCTTTTGAGGATTTAAAACAATACCAGCAAACAACCAAAGATTGGTTATTTGGATATCTTTCGTATGATTTAAAAAACGATGTAGAGTATTTGCAATCTAATAATTTTGACGGTTTGAATTTTCCGGATCTGTTCTTTTTTCAGCCCAAAAAAATATTTTTATTGAAAGGAAATCAACTCGAAATTCAATATTTGAATATGTGTGATGATGAGGTTGAAGTTGATTTTGATGAAATAATTAATTTTGAAATCAATAATGATGTCATTTCGACCGCAGTCGAGGTAAAGCAACGTATTTCAAAACAAAATTATATAGAGAAGGTAAACAAATTACTTGAACACATCCATCACGGAGATTTGTATGAAGCCAATTTTTGTATGGAATTTTTTGCTGAAAAGGCTACAATTGATCCATTGACTAAATTCTTAAAATTAAATAGCATTTCACAGGCTCCGTTTACTGTTTTTTTGAAGAACAATAAGCAATTTTTACTTTCGGCTTCGCCTGAACGCTATTTGAAAAAAGAAGAAGAAAAACTAATTTCTCAGCCTATAAAAGGGACGGCCAAGCGATATTTGGATTCAATAGAAGATGAAAAAGCCAAGAATGATTTGGTACAAGATCCTAAAGAACGTGCCGAAAATATTATGATTACCGACTTGGTTCGAAATGATTTGTCAAGAACAGCACAAAAAGCGACGGTTGAAGTAAAAGAACTTTGCGGCATTTATTCTTTCTTGCAGGTGCATCAAATGATTTCGACGATAACTTCCAAAATTGACACTCAATATGCAGCAGTAGATACAATTAAAACTACTTTTCCGATGGGAAGTATGACGGGAGCACCCAAGTATGCGGCGATGAAAATCATCGAAGAATTGGAGGAAACCAAGCGTGGATTGTACAGTGGAGCAGTAGGTTATTTCACTCCAAATGGTGATTTCGATTTTAATGTGGTTATTCGTAGCATTTTGTACAACCAAGAAAATAAATATGTGTCTTTTTCCGTTGGAAGCGCCATAACCTCCTTATCCATTCCAGATAACGAATACGAAGAATGTTTGCTTAAAGCAAAAGCAATGCTTGAAGTTTTGCAATAA